A stretch of Arachis hypogaea cultivar Tifrunner chromosome 15, arahy.Tifrunner.gnm2.J5K5, whole genome shotgun sequence DNA encodes these proteins:
- the LOC112749534 gene encoding cytochrome P450 87A3-like isoform X2: MWPLYLVALVIILPTFLAYRWKNPTCNGRLPPGSMGLPLVGETLQFFSPNTSDDISPFIKHRIKRYGSIFKTNLVGRPVVVSTDPDLNYFIFQQEGQVFQSWYPDTFTEIFGRQNVGSLHGFMYKYLKNMVLSLFGPESLKKMLSEVDHAACTSLQHWSSQDTVELKEATATMIFDLTAKKLISYDSKNSSENLRENFVAFIQGLISFPLDLPGTAYHKCLQGRKRAMKMLKKMLEERRAKPRKEQSDFFDYVVEELKKEGTILTEAIALDLMFVLLFASFETTSLAITYAIKVLSHNPLVLKQLQEEHESILKRREDPNSGVTWKEYKSMTYTFQFINETVRLANIVPGIFRKALREINFKGYTIPAGWAVMVCPPAVHLSPAKYQDPLSFNPSRWEVIARVGVFLAFLQF; this comes from the exons ATGTGGCCTCTGTATCTTGTAGCATTGGTCATTATTTTGCCAACATTTTTGGCTTATAGATGGAAGAATCCTACATGCAATGGAAGGCTTCCACCAGGTTCAATGGGGTTGCCACTTGTTGGTGAGACCCTTCAGTTCTTCTCTCCTAACACTTCTGATGACATTTCTCCCTTCATCAAGCACAGGATCAAAAG GTATGGATCAATATTCAAGACTAACTTGGTGGGGAGACCAGTGGTGGTATCAACAGACCCCGATCTGAATTACTTCATATTCCAGCAAGAGGGACAAGTGTTCCAGAGTTGGTACCCTGATACATTCACAGAGATCTTTGGGAGACAGAATGTAGGATCATTACATGGATTCATGTACAAGTACCTCAAGAACATGGTGCTGAGTCTCTTTGGTCCTGAAAGCCTTAAGAAGATGCTCTCTGAGGTTGATCATGCAGCATGCACTTCCTTACAACACTGGTCATCCCAGGATACTGTTGAACTCAAAGAAGCAACAGCCACC ATGATATTTGATTTAACTGCCAAAAAACTCATCAGTTATGACTCCAAGAATTCATCAGAGAATCTAAGGGAGAACTTTGTTGCATTTATACAAGGACTTATCTCCTTCCCTCTTGACCTGCCAGGAACAGCATATCATAAATGTCTTCAG GGTAGGAAAAGGGCAAtgaagatgctgaagaagatgCTTGAGGAAAGAAGAGCAAAGCCAAGGAAAGAGCAGAGTGATTTCTTTGACTATGTAGTTGAAGAACTCAAGAAAGAGGGAACAATCCTCACAGAAGCCATAGCCTTGGACCTCATGTTTGTCCTCCTCTTTGCAAGCTTCGAAACCACTTCTCTCGCAATCACTTACGCCATCAAAGTCCTCTCTCACAATCCCTTGGTCCTCAAGCAACTACAA GAAGAACATGAATCCATACTCAAAAGGCGCGAAGATCCTAACTCCGGAGTCACATGGAAAGAATACAAATCAATGACATATACATTTCAG TTCATTAATGAAACTGTGAGACTTGCAAATATAGTTCCAGGAATCTTCAGAAAGGCACTAAGGGAAATTAATTTCAAAG GATATACCATACCAGCAGGTTGGGCAGTAATGGTGTGTCCCCCAGCTGTTCACTTAAGTCCAGCCAAATATCAAGATCCTCTCTCCTTCAACCCTTCCAGATGGGAG GTTATCGCCAGAGTTGGAGTTTTTCTCGCATTTCTCCAGTTTTGA
- the LOC112749534 gene encoding cytochrome P450 87A3-like isoform X3, whose translation MWPLYLVALVIILPTFLAYRWKNPTCNGRLPPGSMGLPLVGETLQFFSPNTSDDISPFIKHRIKRYGSIFKTNLVGRPVVVSTDPDLNYFIFQQEGQVFQSWYPDTFTEIFGRQNVGSLHGFMYKYLKNMVLSLFGPESLKKMLSEVDHAACTSLQHWSSQDTVELKEATATMIFDLTAKKLISYDSKNSSENLRENFVAFIQGLISFPLDLPGTAYHKCLQGRKRAMKMLKKMLEERRAKPRKEQSDFFDYVVEELKKEGTILTEAIALDLMFVLLFASFETTSLAITYAIKVLSHNPLVLKQLQEEHESILKRREDPNSGVTWKEYKSMTYTFQFINETVRLANIVPGIFRKALREINFKGYTIPAGWAVMVCPPAVHLSPAKYQDPLSFNPSRWEGIELNGATRIRK comes from the exons ATGTGGCCTCTGTATCTTGTAGCATTGGTCATTATTTTGCCAACATTTTTGGCTTATAGATGGAAGAATCCTACATGCAATGGAAGGCTTCCACCAGGTTCAATGGGGTTGCCACTTGTTGGTGAGACCCTTCAGTTCTTCTCTCCTAACACTTCTGATGACATTTCTCCCTTCATCAAGCACAGGATCAAAAG GTATGGATCAATATTCAAGACTAACTTGGTGGGGAGACCAGTGGTGGTATCAACAGACCCCGATCTGAATTACTTCATATTCCAGCAAGAGGGACAAGTGTTCCAGAGTTGGTACCCTGATACATTCACAGAGATCTTTGGGAGACAGAATGTAGGATCATTACATGGATTCATGTACAAGTACCTCAAGAACATGGTGCTGAGTCTCTTTGGTCCTGAAAGCCTTAAGAAGATGCTCTCTGAGGTTGATCATGCAGCATGCACTTCCTTACAACACTGGTCATCCCAGGATACTGTTGAACTCAAAGAAGCAACAGCCACC ATGATATTTGATTTAACTGCCAAAAAACTCATCAGTTATGACTCCAAGAATTCATCAGAGAATCTAAGGGAGAACTTTGTTGCATTTATACAAGGACTTATCTCCTTCCCTCTTGACCTGCCAGGAACAGCATATCATAAATGTCTTCAG GGTAGGAAAAGGGCAAtgaagatgctgaagaagatgCTTGAGGAAAGAAGAGCAAAGCCAAGGAAAGAGCAGAGTGATTTCTTTGACTATGTAGTTGAAGAACTCAAGAAAGAGGGAACAATCCTCACAGAAGCCATAGCCTTGGACCTCATGTTTGTCCTCCTCTTTGCAAGCTTCGAAACCACTTCTCTCGCAATCACTTACGCCATCAAAGTCCTCTCTCACAATCCCTTGGTCCTCAAGCAACTACAA GAAGAACATGAATCCATACTCAAAAGGCGCGAAGATCCTAACTCCGGAGTCACATGGAAAGAATACAAATCAATGACATATACATTTCAG TTCATTAATGAAACTGTGAGACTTGCAAATATAGTTCCAGGAATCTTCAGAAAGGCACTAAGGGAAATTAATTTCAAAG GATATACCATACCAGCAGGTTGGGCAGTAATGGTGTGTCCCCCAGCTGTTCACTTAAGTCCAGCCAAATATCAAGATCCTCTCTCCTTCAACCCTTCCAGATGGGAG GGAATAGAATTGAATGGTGCAACCAGAATTAGAAAATaa
- the LOC112749532 gene encoding cytochrome P450 87A3 isoform X1: protein MWPLYLVALIIILPTFLAYRWKNPTCNGRLPPGSMGLPLVGETLQFFSPNTSDDISPFIKHRIKRYGSIFKTNLVGRPVVVSTDPDLNYFIFQQEGQVFQSWYPDTFTEIFGRQNVGSLHGFMYKYLKNMVLSLFGPESLKKMLSEVEHAACTSLQHWSSQDTVELKEATATMIFDFTAKKLISYDSKNSSENLRENFVAFIQGLISFPLDLPGTAYHKCLQGRKRAMKMLKKMLEERKAKPRKEQSDFFDYVVEELKKEGTILTEAIALDLMFVLLFASFETTSLAITYAIKVLSHNPLVLKQLQEEHESILKRRKDPNSGVTWKEYKSMTYTFQVNTEYITSFLVYYSMFSSSLFPYVYNLIFQVHDDLQFINETVRLANIAPGIFRKALREINFKGYTIPAGWAVMVCPPAVHLSPAKYQDPLSFNPSRWEGIELNGATRQFMAFGGGMRFCVGADFTKVQMAVFIHCLVTKYRWNPIKGGNIIRTPGLQFPDGFHVQMIKKDQSNQESEHHNLETKILPRYGRKLH from the exons ATGTGGCCTCTGTATCTTGTAGCATTGATCATTATTTTGCCAACATTTTTGGCTTATAGATGGAAGAATCCTACATGCAATGGAAGGCTTCCACCAGGTTCAATGGGGTTGCCACTTGTTGGTGAGACCCTTCAGTTCTTCTCTCCTAACACTTCTGATGACATTTCTCCCTTCATCAAGCACAGGATCAAAAG GTATGGATCAATATTCAAGACTAACTTGGTGGGGAGACCAGTGGTGGTATCAACAGACCCCGATCTGAATTACTTCATATTCCAGCAAGAGGGACAAGTGTTCCAGAGTTGGTACCCTGATACATTCACAGAGATCTTTGGGAGACAGAATGTAGGATCATTACATGGATTCATGTACAAGTACCTCAAGAACATGGTGCTGAGTCTCTTTGGTCCTGAAAGCCTTAAGAAGATGCTCTCTGAGGTTGAACATGCAGCATGCACTTCCTTACAACACTGGTCATCCCAGGACACTGTTGAACTCAAAGAAGCAACAGCCACT ATGATATTTGATTTTACTGCCAAAAAACTCATTAGTTATGACTCCAAGAATTCATCAGAGAATCTAAGGGAGAACTTTGTTGCATTTATACAAGGACTTATCTCCTTCCCTCTTGACCTACCAGGAACAGCGTATCATAAATGTCTTCAG GGTAGGAAAAGGGCAAtgaagatgctgaagaagatgcttgaagaaagaaaagcaaagccAAGGAAAGAGCAGAGTGATTTCTTTGACTATGTAGTTGAAGAACTCAAGAAAGAGGGAACAATCCTCACAGAAGCCATAGCCTTGGACCTCATGTTTGTCCTCCTCTTTGCAAGCTTCGAAACCACTTCTCTCGCAATCACTTACGCCATCAAAGTCCTCTCTCACAATCCCTTGGTCCTCAAGCAATTACAA GAAGAACATGAATCCATACTCAAAAGACGCAAAGATCCAAACTCCGGAGTCACATGGAAAGAATATAAATCAATGACATATACATTTCAGGTGAATACAGAATATATTACAAGCTTTCTTGTATACTACTCTATGTTTTCTTCTTCATTATTTCCATATGTATATAATCTCATTTTTCAAGTCCATGATGATTTGCAGTTCATTAATGAAACTGTGAGACTTGCAAATATAGCTCCAGGAATTTTTAGAAAGGCTCTAAGGGAAATTAATTTCAAAG GATATACCATACCAGCAGGTTGGGCAGTAATGGTGTGTCCCCCAGCTGTTCACTTGAGTCCAGCCAAATATCAAGATCCTCTCTCCTTCAACCCTTCCAGATGGGAG GGAATAGAATTGAATGGTGCAACCAGACAATTCATGGCTTTCGGCGGCGGCATGAGATTTTGTGTTGGAGCAGACTTCACTAAGGTTCAGATGGCTGTCTTTATTCATTGCTTGGTGACCAAGTACAG GTGGAACCCTATCAAAGGAGGGAATATTATTAGAACGCCTGGATTACAATTTCCAGATGGATTTCATGTTCAGATGATTAAAAAAGATCAAAGTAATCAAGAATCAGAACATCACAACTTAGAAACCAAAATACTCCCACGTTATGGTAGGAAATTACATTGA
- the LOC112749533 gene encoding protein HAPLESS 2-like yields MILLRTIVIIFFFVSSFLSLHMAAAVQIISKSKLEKCEKNSNSGDNLNCTTKIVVNMAVPSGSSGGEASIVAELVEVEENSTTKMQTLRIPPIITVNKSAAFALYQLSYIRDVPYKPEEYYVRTRKCEPDASSNVVKICERLRDEEGHIIEKTQPICCPCGPQRRMPSSCGNFFDKLTKGKANTAHCVRFPGEWFHVFGIGRQTLEFSIRIQVKSGNKVSEVIVGPENKTVTSQDKFLRVNLIGDFVGYTSIPSFENFYLVVPRRGGPGQPQELGRNISMWMLLERVRFTLDGFECNKIGVSYEAFNQQPNFCSSPYWSCLHNQLWNYWEADLNRLSRNQTPLYGLEGQFERINQHPNAGGYSFSIGITEVLNTNLVIELSANDVEYVYQRSPGKILSVSIPTFEALTQFGVATITTKNTGDVEASYSLTFNCSKDVTLMEEQFLIMKPNEITNRSFKIYPNTDQASKYLCAAILKDSDYSEVDRAECQFTTMATVLDNGTQGMPFQPPETDMSFFDSIEHMWTKLWTSFVDFVTGKSCRQKCSGFFDFKCHIQYVCLSWILMFGLFLAIFPAGIVVLWLLHEEGLFDPIYYWCDDTFVDDQIMDKQNYKYDKRHHHRQEAKHPKHGSQHRQRTGYEPKHKQKHRHSEGESGSFDHLHHVQKENHKHGHKKNKDIMLHNVENRAHHKRKRNRDTSIGLVKEMKLNRDEHKQEL; encoded by the exons ATGATACTACTCCGCACCATAGTCatcatctttttctttgtttcttcctttCTCAGCCTTCACATGGCCGCTGCAGTCCAAATCATTTCCAAGTCAAAACTGGAGAAATGCGAGAAAAACTCCAACTCTGGCGATAACCTTAATTGCACCACAAAAATCGTGGTCAACATGGCCGTTCCCAGTGGCTCA AGTGGAGGAGAGGCATCAATTGTTGCAGAGTTAGTGGAGGTGGAGGAAAACTCAACCACCAAGATGCAAACGCTGCGGATTCCACCTATCATAACTGTAAATAAATCTGCTGCTTTTGCATTGTATCAGTTATCATACATACGG GATGTTCCTTATAAACCTGAAGAGTACTATGTTAGAACACGAAAGTGTGAGCCAGATGCTAGTTCAAATGTTGTTAAGATATGCGAAAG ATTGCGGGATGAAGAAGGTCATATAATTGAAAAAACTCAG CCAATATGTTGTCCATGTGGACCACAACGACGGATGCCTTCATCTTGTGGAAACTTCT TTGATAAATTGACAAAAGGAAAGGCTAACACGGCACATTGTGTGCGCTTTCCAGGTGAGTG GTTTCATGTATTTGGTATTGGACGGCAAACCTTGGAATTTAGTATTCGAATACAGGTCAAGAGTGGGAACAAAGTTTCG GAAGTGATTGTGGGTCCTGAAAACAAAACAGTGACATCTCAAGATAAATTTTTGAGGGTTAATCTTATTGGAGATTTTGTTGGGTATACAAGTATACCATCTTTTGAGAATTTCTATCTTGTTGTACCAAGACGG GGTGGCCCTGGTCAGCCACAGGAATTGGGAAGAAATATATCAATGTGGATGCTACTTGAAAGAGTTAGATTTACTTTAGATGGTTTTGAATGTAACAAAATTGGTGTTAGTTAtgaagctttcaatcaacaaccAAACTTTTGCTCTTCACCCTATTGGAGTTGTTTGCACAATCAACTCTGGAATTATTGGGAG GCTGATTTGAACCGCTTAAGTAGGAACCAGACGCCACTCTATGGTTTGGAAGGACAATTTGAAAGGATAAATCAGCATCCA AATGCAGGGGGTTATTCTTTCTCCATAGGAATTACAGAGGTTCTTAATACAAACCTTGTGATAGAATTAAGTGCCAATGATGTAGAGTACGTTTATCAAAG GAGCCCTGGAAAGATTCTCAGTGTTAGTATCCCTACATTTGAAGCTTTAACTCAATTTGGAGTTGCTACAATCACTACTAAGAATACTGGTGATGTGGAAGCATCATATAGTTTGACG TTTAATTGCTCCAAGGATGTCACCTTAATGGAG gaacaatttttaataatgaagccAAATGAGATTACAAACAGATCATTTAAAATATACCCGAACACGGATCAAGCCTCAAAATATTTATGCGCAG CTATACTAAAAGATTCTGATTATAGCGAAGTTGATAGAGCTGAATGTCAGTTTACTACTATGGCAACTGTTCTTGATAATGGAACCCAA GGAATGCCTTTTCAACCACCAGAGACTGACATGAGTTTCTTTGATTCTATTGAGCACATGTGGACCAAACTATGGACAAGCTTTGTAGACTTTGTTACTGGAAAATCTTGCag GCAAAAATGCTCTGGTTTCTTTGACTTCAAGTGCCATATACAATATGTATGCTTGAGTTGGATATTGATGTTTGGTTTATTTCTAGCAATATTTCCAGCAG GGATTGTGGTATTATGGCTTTTGCATGAGGAAGGCCTATTTGACCCTATTTATTACTGGTGCGACGACACCTTTGTCGACGATCAAATCATGGATAAACAGAACTACAAATATGACAAAAGACACCACCATAGACAAGAAGCTAAGCACCCTAAGCATGGTTCCCAACATAGGCAAAGGACTGGTTATGAGCCCAAGCATAAGCAAAAGCATAGGCATTCTGAAGGAGAGTCTGGTAGTTTTGATCATTTGCATCATGTTCAGAAAGAAAATCACAAGCATGGACACAAGAAGAATAAAGATATCATGTTGCATAATGTTGAAAATCGTGCTCATCATAAGCGTAAGAGAAATCGAGACACTTCAATCGGATTAGTCAAAGAGATGAAGCTGAATCGTGACGAACACAAACAGGAGTTGTAG
- the LOC112749532 gene encoding cytochrome P450 87A3 isoform X2, with translation MWPLYLVALIIILPTFLAYRWKNPTCNGRLPPGSMGLPLVGETLQFFSPNTSDDISPFIKHRIKRYGSIFKTNLVGRPVVVSTDPDLNYFIFQQEGQVFQSWYPDTFTEIFGRQNVGSLHGFMYKYLKNMVLSLFGPESLKKMLSEVEHAACTSLQHWSSQDTVELKEATATMIFDFTAKKLISYDSKNSSENLRENFVAFIQGLISFPLDLPGTAYHKCLQGRKRAMKMLKKMLEERKAKPRKEQSDFFDYVVEELKKEGTILTEAIALDLMFVLLFASFETTSLAITYAIKVLSHNPLVLKQLQEEHESILKRRKDPNSGVTWKEYKSMTYTFQFINETVRLANIAPGIFRKALREINFKGYTIPAGWAVMVCPPAVHLSPAKYQDPLSFNPSRWEGIELNGATRQFMAFGGGMRFCVGADFTKVQMAVFIHCLVTKYRWNPIKGGNIIRTPGLQFPDGFHVQMIKKDQSNQESEHHNLETKILPRYGRKLH, from the exons ATGTGGCCTCTGTATCTTGTAGCATTGATCATTATTTTGCCAACATTTTTGGCTTATAGATGGAAGAATCCTACATGCAATGGAAGGCTTCCACCAGGTTCAATGGGGTTGCCACTTGTTGGTGAGACCCTTCAGTTCTTCTCTCCTAACACTTCTGATGACATTTCTCCCTTCATCAAGCACAGGATCAAAAG GTATGGATCAATATTCAAGACTAACTTGGTGGGGAGACCAGTGGTGGTATCAACAGACCCCGATCTGAATTACTTCATATTCCAGCAAGAGGGACAAGTGTTCCAGAGTTGGTACCCTGATACATTCACAGAGATCTTTGGGAGACAGAATGTAGGATCATTACATGGATTCATGTACAAGTACCTCAAGAACATGGTGCTGAGTCTCTTTGGTCCTGAAAGCCTTAAGAAGATGCTCTCTGAGGTTGAACATGCAGCATGCACTTCCTTACAACACTGGTCATCCCAGGACACTGTTGAACTCAAAGAAGCAACAGCCACT ATGATATTTGATTTTACTGCCAAAAAACTCATTAGTTATGACTCCAAGAATTCATCAGAGAATCTAAGGGAGAACTTTGTTGCATTTATACAAGGACTTATCTCCTTCCCTCTTGACCTACCAGGAACAGCGTATCATAAATGTCTTCAG GGTAGGAAAAGGGCAAtgaagatgctgaagaagatgcttgaagaaagaaaagcaaagccAAGGAAAGAGCAGAGTGATTTCTTTGACTATGTAGTTGAAGAACTCAAGAAAGAGGGAACAATCCTCACAGAAGCCATAGCCTTGGACCTCATGTTTGTCCTCCTCTTTGCAAGCTTCGAAACCACTTCTCTCGCAATCACTTACGCCATCAAAGTCCTCTCTCACAATCCCTTGGTCCTCAAGCAATTACAA GAAGAACATGAATCCATACTCAAAAGACGCAAAGATCCAAACTCCGGAGTCACATGGAAAGAATATAAATCAATGACATATACATTTCAG TTCATTAATGAAACTGTGAGACTTGCAAATATAGCTCCAGGAATTTTTAGAAAGGCTCTAAGGGAAATTAATTTCAAAG GATATACCATACCAGCAGGTTGGGCAGTAATGGTGTGTCCCCCAGCTGTTCACTTGAGTCCAGCCAAATATCAAGATCCTCTCTCCTTCAACCCTTCCAGATGGGAG GGAATAGAATTGAATGGTGCAACCAGACAATTCATGGCTTTCGGCGGCGGCATGAGATTTTGTGTTGGAGCAGACTTCACTAAGGTTCAGATGGCTGTCTTTATTCATTGCTTGGTGACCAAGTACAG GTGGAACCCTATCAAAGGAGGGAATATTATTAGAACGCCTGGATTACAATTTCCAGATGGATTTCATGTTCAGATGATTAAAAAAGATCAAAGTAATCAAGAATCAGAACATCACAACTTAGAAACCAAAATACTCCCACGTTATGGTAGGAAATTACATTGA
- the LOC112749534 gene encoding cytochrome P450 87A3-like isoform X4, with protein MWPLYLVALVIILPTFLAYRWKNPTCNGRLPPGSMGLPLVGETLQFFSPNTSDDISPFIKHRIKRYGSIFKTNLVGRPVVVSTDPDLNYFIFQQEGQVFQSWYPDTFTEIFGRQNVGSLHGFMYKYLKNMVLSLFGPESLKKMLSEVDHAACTSLQHWSSQDTVELKEATATMIFDLTAKKLISYDSKNSSENLRENFVAFIQGLISFPLDLPGTAYHKCLQGRKRAMKMLKKMLEERRAKPRKEQSDFFDYVVEELKKEGTILTEAIALDLMFVLLFASFETTSLAITYAIKVLSHNPLVLKQLQEEHESILKRREDPNSGVTWKEYKSMTYTFQFINETVRLANIVPGIFRKALREINFKGYTIPAGWAVMVCPPAVHLSPAKYQDPLSFNPSRWEVYKEHPTK; from the exons ATGTGGCCTCTGTATCTTGTAGCATTGGTCATTATTTTGCCAACATTTTTGGCTTATAGATGGAAGAATCCTACATGCAATGGAAGGCTTCCACCAGGTTCAATGGGGTTGCCACTTGTTGGTGAGACCCTTCAGTTCTTCTCTCCTAACACTTCTGATGACATTTCTCCCTTCATCAAGCACAGGATCAAAAG GTATGGATCAATATTCAAGACTAACTTGGTGGGGAGACCAGTGGTGGTATCAACAGACCCCGATCTGAATTACTTCATATTCCAGCAAGAGGGACAAGTGTTCCAGAGTTGGTACCCTGATACATTCACAGAGATCTTTGGGAGACAGAATGTAGGATCATTACATGGATTCATGTACAAGTACCTCAAGAACATGGTGCTGAGTCTCTTTGGTCCTGAAAGCCTTAAGAAGATGCTCTCTGAGGTTGATCATGCAGCATGCACTTCCTTACAACACTGGTCATCCCAGGATACTGTTGAACTCAAAGAAGCAACAGCCACC ATGATATTTGATTTAACTGCCAAAAAACTCATCAGTTATGACTCCAAGAATTCATCAGAGAATCTAAGGGAGAACTTTGTTGCATTTATACAAGGACTTATCTCCTTCCCTCTTGACCTGCCAGGAACAGCATATCATAAATGTCTTCAG GGTAGGAAAAGGGCAAtgaagatgctgaagaagatgCTTGAGGAAAGAAGAGCAAAGCCAAGGAAAGAGCAGAGTGATTTCTTTGACTATGTAGTTGAAGAACTCAAGAAAGAGGGAACAATCCTCACAGAAGCCATAGCCTTGGACCTCATGTTTGTCCTCCTCTTTGCAAGCTTCGAAACCACTTCTCTCGCAATCACTTACGCCATCAAAGTCCTCTCTCACAATCCCTTGGTCCTCAAGCAACTACAA GAAGAACATGAATCCATACTCAAAAGGCGCGAAGATCCTAACTCCGGAGTCACATGGAAAGAATACAAATCAATGACATATACATTTCAG TTCATTAATGAAACTGTGAGACTTGCAAATATAGTTCCAGGAATCTTCAGAAAGGCACTAAGGGAAATTAATTTCAAAG GATATACCATACCAGCAGGTTGGGCAGTAATGGTGTGTCCCCCAGCTGTTCACTTAAGTCCAGCCAAATATCAAGATCCTCTCTCCTTCAACCCTTCCAGATGGGAG GTTTATAAGGAACATCCTACAAAGTAA
- the LOC112749534 gene encoding cytochrome P450 87A3-like isoform X1: MWPLYLVALVIILPTFLAYRWKNPTCNGRLPPGSMGLPLVGETLQFFSPNTSDDISPFIKHRIKRYGSIFKTNLVGRPVVVSTDPDLNYFIFQQEGQVFQSWYPDTFTEIFGRQNVGSLHGFMYKYLKNMVLSLFGPESLKKMLSEVDHAACTSLQHWSSQDTVELKEATATMIFDLTAKKLISYDSKNSSENLRENFVAFIQGLISFPLDLPGTAYHKCLQGRKRAMKMLKKMLEERRAKPRKEQSDFFDYVVEELKKEGTILTEAIALDLMFVLLFASFETTSLAITYAIKVLSHNPLVLKQLQEEHESILKRREDPNSGVTWKEYKSMTYTFQFINETVRLANIVPGIFRKALREINFKGYTIPAGWAVMVCPPAVHLSPAKYQDPLSFNPSRWEGDEKWSPTRNTGNTENGDEDNYSSIARTGWGQGLTLGAGTESREASPAPSHLHPY; this comes from the exons ATGTGGCCTCTGTATCTTGTAGCATTGGTCATTATTTTGCCAACATTTTTGGCTTATAGATGGAAGAATCCTACATGCAATGGAAGGCTTCCACCAGGTTCAATGGGGTTGCCACTTGTTGGTGAGACCCTTCAGTTCTTCTCTCCTAACACTTCTGATGACATTTCTCCCTTCATCAAGCACAGGATCAAAAG GTATGGATCAATATTCAAGACTAACTTGGTGGGGAGACCAGTGGTGGTATCAACAGACCCCGATCTGAATTACTTCATATTCCAGCAAGAGGGACAAGTGTTCCAGAGTTGGTACCCTGATACATTCACAGAGATCTTTGGGAGACAGAATGTAGGATCATTACATGGATTCATGTACAAGTACCTCAAGAACATGGTGCTGAGTCTCTTTGGTCCTGAAAGCCTTAAGAAGATGCTCTCTGAGGTTGATCATGCAGCATGCACTTCCTTACAACACTGGTCATCCCAGGATACTGTTGAACTCAAAGAAGCAACAGCCACC ATGATATTTGATTTAACTGCCAAAAAACTCATCAGTTATGACTCCAAGAATTCATCAGAGAATCTAAGGGAGAACTTTGTTGCATTTATACAAGGACTTATCTCCTTCCCTCTTGACCTGCCAGGAACAGCATATCATAAATGTCTTCAG GGTAGGAAAAGGGCAAtgaagatgctgaagaagatgCTTGAGGAAAGAAGAGCAAAGCCAAGGAAAGAGCAGAGTGATTTCTTTGACTATGTAGTTGAAGAACTCAAGAAAGAGGGAACAATCCTCACAGAAGCCATAGCCTTGGACCTCATGTTTGTCCTCCTCTTTGCAAGCTTCGAAACCACTTCTCTCGCAATCACTTACGCCATCAAAGTCCTCTCTCACAATCCCTTGGTCCTCAAGCAACTACAA GAAGAACATGAATCCATACTCAAAAGGCGCGAAGATCCTAACTCCGGAGTCACATGGAAAGAATACAAATCAATGACATATACATTTCAG TTCATTAATGAAACTGTGAGACTTGCAAATATAGTTCCAGGAATCTTCAGAAAGGCACTAAGGGAAATTAATTTCAAAG GATATACCATACCAGCAGGTTGGGCAGTAATGGTGTGTCCCCCAGCTGTTCACTTAAGTCCAGCCAAATATCAAGATCCTCTCTCCTTCAACCCTTCCAGATGGGAG gGAGATGAGAAATGGAGCCCCACGAGAAATACAGGGAATACGGAGAACGGAGATGAGGACAATTATTCCTCCATAGCGAGAACGGGGTGGGGACAGGGATTAACTTTGGGGGCAGGGACGGAAAGCAGGGAAGCATCCCCCGCCCCGTCTCATTTACATCCCTACTGA